One Halalkalicoccus subterraneus DNA window includes the following coding sequences:
- a CDS encoding DUF7113 family protein, with the protein MLLIRGSARGTTLTGTLFERGERAPTFRGAPDEDAPYVWVCDEFYEVESGGSEMEIGDRTVHVAFESPMPRGFDTREQGTAAAKEHVRTQFARIGIPPTDVEIDVEKAEPGAEI; encoded by the coding sequence ATGCTTCTCATTCGGGGTAGCGCGCGCGGTACGACGCTGACCGGGACGCTCTTCGAGCGTGGCGAGCGCGCCCCCACGTTCCGGGGTGCGCCCGACGAGGACGCCCCCTACGTCTGGGTCTGCGACGAGTTCTACGAGGTCGAAAGCGGCGGCTCGGAGATGGAGATCGGCGACCGGACGGTCCACGTCGCCTTCGAGTCGCCCATGCCCCGAGGGTTCGACACCCGCGAGCAGGGGACCGCCGCCGCGAAGGAACACGTCCGCACGCAGTTCGCCCGGATCGGAATCCCTCCTACTGACGTCGAGATCGACGTCGAGAAGGCCGAACCCGGTGCGGAGATCTAG